One stretch of Pedobacter riviphilus DNA includes these proteins:
- a CDS encoding sigma-54 interaction domain-containing protein has translation MRKQETDFNTGTNVDGNDVKPRADSYFEIRAETVAEQEKNFTLRELFQGVFSKLHPLFSIDCGALILYNDEMDHITRAYLTEVISGKISCTETISDPVSLSLITKEIAGFDFPVLKSRQDWITDFGENHCLTNHPTEYHFHCYIPLENNGRILGTFELHNHKRELSAEGLTFCCNIADFIAGLLAVMEERNGYSPNLGTLVKSEIINGPKTSVQAEGKIKQLENEIEKLSTQLAEYLIFKPEESPEILTHPEIVGSSPEMQEVYSLLNRISSTQTTVLILGETGTGKELIAKAVHDASTRKQKTMIRVNCGAIPPNLIESELFGHEKGSFTGATERRIGKFEQAHKGTIFLDEIGELPLDLQVKLLRVLQEKEIERVGGKTTIVTDVRIISATNRNLLEEVEAGRFRRDLYYRLNVFPVSLPSLRNRKSDIPALATFFLEKFAKKLNRNIDGFSKKAISTMMAYSWPGNVRELEHLIERQVVMADGTLIKDIEIPGNNKQSISSAGAVKTIFENERDHIFTVLELCNGRISGQHGAAKLLGVPATTLNSKIKKLGLAKKHVY, from the coding sequence ATGAGAAAGCAGGAAACAGATTTTAACACGGGCACTAATGTTGATGGCAACGATGTTAAACCTCGTGCCGATTCTTATTTCGAAATAAGGGCAGAAACCGTAGCTGAACAAGAAAAGAATTTTACGCTTAGAGAACTGTTTCAAGGGGTGTTTTCTAAACTCCATCCTTTATTCTCGATTGATTGCGGTGCATTAATTCTTTATAACGATGAAATGGACCACATTACAAGAGCCTATCTTACAGAGGTCATTTCAGGGAAAATATCCTGTACCGAAACCATTTCTGATCCGGTTAGCCTTTCACTTATTACAAAAGAGATAGCTGGTTTTGATTTTCCTGTGCTCAAATCGCGACAAGATTGGATAACTGATTTTGGTGAGAACCATTGCCTCACCAATCATCCTACAGAATATCATTTTCATTGTTATATTCCATTAGAGAACAACGGTCGCATACTGGGGACTTTTGAACTTCATAATCACAAGCGGGAATTAAGTGCAGAAGGATTGACTTTTTGCTGTAACATTGCCGATTTTATTGCCGGACTGCTGGCTGTAATGGAGGAAAGAAATGGATATTCGCCCAATCTGGGAACACTTGTCAAGTCTGAAATTATAAATGGCCCCAAAACATCAGTACAAGCTGAGGGGAAAATTAAGCAGTTAGAAAATGAAATCGAAAAACTGAGTACTCAGCTTGCTGAATACCTCATTTTTAAACCGGAAGAATCACCTGAAATTCTTACACACCCAGAAATTGTTGGCAGCAGTCCGGAAATGCAGGAAGTTTACAGCCTGCTCAATCGAATTTCCTCTACACAAACTACGGTTTTAATTTTAGGTGAGACGGGGACGGGTAAAGAATTGATCGCCAAGGCGGTTCACGATGCGTCTACAAGAAAACAGAAAACAATGATTAGGGTTAATTGTGGCGCCATTCCACCTAATTTGATCGAATCTGAACTTTTTGGTCATGAGAAAGGGAGTTTTACAGGTGCTACGGAAAGAAGGATCGGCAAGTTTGAACAGGCACATAAGGGTACAATCTTTCTGGATGAAATTGGGGAGTTACCGCTCGATTTACAAGTTAAATTACTCCGTGTTTTACAGGAAAAAGAAATAGAGCGTGTTGGTGGTAAAACAACTATTGTGACTGATGTGCGCATCATCTCGGCCACCAACAGAAACCTTTTAGAAGAAGTGGAGGCCGGGCGGTTTAGGCGTGATTTATATTATAGGTTAAATGTTTTTCCGGTTTCATTGCCATCCCTTCGAAATCGGAAATCGGATATACCTGCGTTGGCTACTTTTTTCTTAGAGAAATTTGCCAAAAAGTTGAATCGAAATATTGATGGATTTTCAAAAAAGGCAATTTCCACGATGATGGCTTACAGCTGGCCTGGCAATGTAAGAGAATTGGAGCACCTCATCGAAAGGCAGGTGGTAATGGCAGATGGGACCCTGATTAAGGATATCGAAATTCCGGGCAATAACAAACAATCTATATCTTCAGCTGGGGCTGTTAAAACCATATTTGAAAATGAACGCGATCATATATTCACTGTATTAGAATTATGTAACGGGCGGATTTCCGGTCAGCATGGCGCGGCAAAATTATTGGGTGTTCCGGCAACCACATTAAATTCGAAAATCAAAAAGCTTGGCCTGGCCAAAAAACACGTTTATTGA
- a CDS encoding TMEM175 family protein, protein MEKETGRIEAFSDGVFAIAVTLLVLELHIPELKDGDTPVHLLNALRIQWPGYIAFVISFFSIFIIWVNHHKIFKQIYKRNTGLMFANGFILFLVSLVSYPSALLAKFFLSDSKQLSVTIYTGLFVLINLAFNLLWQQATSDKKLLRPGISDAAIRQLRNNYLYGFPTYLAAFVVSFFYPDLALGICVLLWVFWAASSKKINFTETPAL, encoded by the coding sequence ATGGAAAAAGAAACGGGTAGAATAGAGGCTTTTAGCGATGGTGTTTTTGCCATTGCTGTTACGCTTTTGGTACTCGAACTTCACATTCCCGAACTGAAGGATGGTGATACGCCCGTTCACTTACTAAATGCACTGAGAATTCAATGGCCTGGTTATATTGCTTTTGTCATTTCATTTTTCAGCATTTTCATTATCTGGGTAAATCATCATAAAATTTTTAAACAGATTTACAAGCGAAACACAGGGCTCATGTTTGCCAATGGATTTATTCTGTTCCTGGTTTCGCTTGTTTCTTATCCCAGCGCCTTATTGGCTAAGTTTTTTCTCAGTGATTCGAAACAGCTTTCGGTAACCATTTACACAGGATTGTTCGTTTTGATTAACCTGGCTTTTAACCTGTTGTGGCAACAAGCTACTTCAGATAAAAAATTATTACGTCCCGGAATCAGTGATGCCGCCATCAGGCAACTCCGGAACAACTACCTGTATGGGTTCCCAACCTATCTAGCCGCTTTTGTTGTTTCATTCTTCTATCCGGATTTAGCCCTAGGTATTTGTGTTTTACTCTGGGTTTTCTGGGCAGCATCATCAAAGAAAATTAACTTTACCGAAACACCAGCTTTGTAA
- a CDS encoding alpha/beta hydrolase, with the protein MKEIIKAGKSFDQAEKVLIMIHGRGGTAQDILSMAAYLNVSNFALVAPQATNNTWYPQSFLAPRAANEPSLSNALNTIKETVLDLEKQGFTKEQIYFLGFSQGACLTLDFVAANAARYGGVVAFTGGLIGEKVDHRNYHGDFDGTPIFIGSSDPDMHVPVSRVKESTVLLEEMGARVTEIIYENMGHTISQAEITQVNKLIFND; encoded by the coding sequence ATGAAAGAAATTATAAAAGCTGGAAAAAGCTTCGATCAGGCAGAAAAAGTGCTGATCATGATCCATGGACGTGGGGGAACGGCACAGGATATTTTATCAATGGCAGCATACCTTAACGTTTCCAATTTTGCATTGGTGGCGCCACAGGCGACAAATAACACCTGGTATCCACAGTCATTTCTGGCCCCTCGGGCAGCTAACGAACCTTCTTTATCGAATGCATTAAATACCATAAAAGAAACCGTACTTGATCTGGAAAAACAAGGTTTTACAAAAGAACAGATTTACTTTTTGGGTTTCTCACAGGGTGCCTGTTTAACGCTCGATTTTGTTGCCGCAAATGCGGCGCGTTATGGTGGTGTAGTGGCTTTCACAGGTGGTCTTATCGGTGAAAAGGTAGATCACCGCAATTATCATGGCGACTTTGACGGTACACCTATCTTTATCGGAAGCAGCGATCCAGATATGCATGTTCCCGTATCCAGGGTTAAAGAATCAACTGTTTTATTAGAAGAAATGGGGGCAAGGGTTACCGAGATTATTTACGAAAATATGGGGCACACCATCAGCCAGGCAGAAATTACGCAGGTGAATAAATTAATTTTTAACGATTAA
- a CDS encoding GNAT family N-acetyltransferase codes for MAQVKLNIQESEPSSFDIYDEDGKVGEMIFDIKDNDLTVYHTEVDTAKEGLGYAKMLLDAMVAYVRENKLMVIPMCPYVHIQFKRHEDLYHDIWNKVKEEE; via the coding sequence ATGGCACAAGTAAAATTAAACATTCAGGAAAGCGAACCAAGTTCGTTCGACATTTATGATGAAGACGGAAAAGTTGGCGAAATGATTTTCGACATCAAGGATAATGATTTAACCGTTTACCATACGGAAGTAGATACCGCAAAAGAAGGACTCGGGTATGCTAAAATGTTGCTTGATGCGATGGTTGCCTATGTCCGTGAAAATAAATTGATGGTGATCCCGATGTGCCCATACGTGCACATCCAGTTTAAGCGGCATGAAGATTTATACCATGATATCTGGAACAAAGTAAAAGAAGAAGAATAG
- a CDS encoding ring-cleaving dioxygenase gives MNNNILGLHHITAIAGNAQQNFDFYTKTLGLRLVKKTVNFDDPGTYHLYYGDETGAAGTILTFFPWDGIGQGTEGVGMATEIGYSVPEGSHQFWLERFGVANVKTKEITERFGEQVLAFKDPDGLSLSLIVPKTADIRTPWETTEIKKDTATKGFHSTTLTLQSIDETAKVLTDLFGYRLLGQEENRYRFITDTVENAAIVDLLEVPSGHRGRNAAGTNHHVAFRVKNEDIQMELREQILSKNLQITPKIDRDYFYSLYFREPGGVLFEIATENPGFTVDEPLNELGTHLKLPHQHEHLREDLDKLLPKLI, from the coding sequence ATGAATAATAACATTTTAGGTTTACACCACATTACAGCGATTGCTGGCAATGCACAGCAAAATTTCGATTTTTATACCAAAACACTAGGTTTAAGGTTAGTGAAAAAGACAGTTAACTTTGATGACCCTGGTACTTACCACCTTTATTATGGTGATGAAACCGGGGCGGCTGGAACCATCCTTACTTTTTTTCCATGGGATGGAATTGGCCAGGGGACGGAAGGCGTGGGCATGGCAACAGAAATTGGTTACTCGGTACCTGAGGGCAGCCATCAGTTCTGGTTAGAAAGATTTGGTGTAGCTAATGTTAAGACGAAAGAAATTACAGAACGTTTTGGGGAGCAGGTATTGGCTTTTAAAGATCCCGATGGTTTGTCGCTGAGTTTAATTGTGCCAAAAACAGCAGATATAAGAACGCCTTGGGAAACTACCGAGATTAAAAAAGATACCGCGACCAAAGGCTTTCACAGTACCACTTTAACTTTGCAAAGCATCGATGAAACGGCTAAGGTACTCACCGATCTGTTTGGTTACCGATTATTGGGGCAAGAAGAAAACCGCTATCGTTTTATTACCGATACGGTAGAAAATGCAGCCATTGTAGATTTGTTGGAAGTTCCGTCTGGCCACAGGGGCAGAAATGCTGCCGGTACCAACCACCATGTAGCATTCCGTGTTAAAAACGAAGATATTCAAATGGAATTGAGGGAGCAGATTTTAAGTAAAAACTTACAGATTACGCCTAAAATCGACCGTGATTATTTCTACTCTTTATATTTCCGCGAACCAGGAGGTGTACTTTTCGAAATCGCTACAGAAAATCCAGGCTTTACGGTTGACGAACCTTTGAATGAGTTGGGAACACATTTAAAATTACCACATCAACACGAGCATTTACGCGAAGATTTGGATAAATTACTTCCAAAATTAATTTAA
- a CDS encoding sensor histidine kinase, with amino-acid sequence MLARNSAIIFLNKNIKCLLITFVLINPAFVKGQGIRTKTEVEVAEMKLRRLGQTEKKVDLLVDLGTYYLNLPGEIKADLAKAMSIQQQALNLAGKIEYPKGIAMSTVLKGNILRESGDKIGSTKIYEQAIAFAGKMDLKDQLAAAYAAMGNLFGNEGKDLEKKIGYNEKSLALYRQTGNKLEEGNSLKNLGDYYNIKGQPAYAIKLMDSSLAAYKAIGFKELQGVYNNMCITNIGLGNFSNALKYGLLAEKTADQLADTSLQRSSINNHLGLTYYYLRNDQKALDYWLVAKKIAERYKDPGYMQTIVANVATILVRMKKFEEGIAALKELIRKYPPTDTQMKLRIPYILFNTYYDIEQYAKAEPYFKELQKFHHDLPKDDPNQIYLYRSIIRKLIHDKQFVAADGYLQEHEKQSLQQKNLLALSQLHRLWFDVDSALNKPWSAVAHYKTYKRLTDSIWNNEKNKQISGLEIEYQTKKKDKDIALLSQKNQLQKVTIENEGRLRYIFIAGLLIAAMFVGLIYNRYRLKRRSNLILEQKQGEINAQNELLRKILNEKEWLLREIHHRVKNNLQIVISLLNTQSAYLDNEDALVAIRNSQNRMHAMSLIHQKLYQSDNLAEIDMKWYIKELVDYMIECFGTDKIQFTLETEVIKLDVAQAVPLGLILNEAISNVIKYAFPDDKKGKVHISFLFMGEECCELKIADTGIGLPAGFDPDHTESLGMSLMTGLTEQLNGEIKMWNDDGLVLDVIFKRHNELITESSALLINKN; translated from the coding sequence ATGCTGGCCAGAAATAGTGCAATCATTTTTTTAAACAAGAACATTAAATGTTTGCTAATCACTTTCGTTCTGATCAACCCTGCCTTTGTAAAAGGGCAGGGTATTAGGACCAAGACAGAGGTAGAGGTTGCTGAGATGAAACTGCGCAGGCTTGGACAAACAGAAAAGAAAGTCGATTTATTAGTTGATCTGGGTACATATTATCTCAATTTGCCCGGTGAAATAAAAGCAGATTTAGCTAAAGCGATGAGTATTCAACAGCAAGCGCTTAACCTGGCCGGTAAAATCGAATATCCTAAGGGAATAGCTATGAGTACGGTGCTTAAAGGCAATATTCTCCGCGAATCTGGAGATAAGATAGGCAGTACCAAAATCTACGAACAAGCAATCGCTTTTGCCGGTAAAATGGATCTAAAAGATCAATTGGCAGCCGCTTATGCTGCTATGGGGAATCTTTTTGGCAATGAGGGAAAAGATCTTGAAAAGAAGATCGGCTACAATGAAAAATCGCTGGCCCTATACCGCCAGACTGGCAATAAGTTAGAAGAAGGTAACTCGCTTAAAAACCTGGGCGATTATTACAATATAAAAGGCCAACCAGCTTATGCCATTAAACTGATGGATTCATCCCTAGCTGCTTACAAAGCTATTGGATTTAAGGAACTGCAGGGTGTTTACAACAATATGTGTATTACCAATATTGGCCTTGGTAATTTTTCCAATGCATTAAAGTACGGTTTGCTGGCCGAAAAAACCGCAGATCAACTGGCCGATACGAGTTTACAAAGAAGTTCTATAAACAACCATCTAGGCTTAACCTATTATTACCTGAGGAATGATCAGAAAGCGCTTGATTATTGGTTGGTGGCTAAGAAAATTGCAGAACGGTATAAAGACCCTGGTTATATGCAAACCATTGTGGCCAACGTAGCTACCATATTGGTGCGGATGAAAAAGTTCGAAGAGGGTATAGCCGCACTGAAAGAGCTGATTAGAAAATACCCGCCAACTGATACGCAGATGAAACTTCGGATCCCATACATTTTGTTCAACACCTATTACGATATTGAGCAGTACGCCAAAGCGGAACCTTATTTTAAAGAACTGCAAAAGTTTCATCACGATCTGCCTAAAGATGATCCGAATCAGATCTATTTATACCGGAGTATCATCAGGAAACTGATTCACGATAAACAGTTTGTAGCTGCCGACGGTTATTTACAAGAACATGAAAAACAAAGTTTACAACAGAAAAACTTGTTGGCACTTTCTCAGTTGCACCGGCTTTGGTTCGATGTAGATTCTGCACTGAATAAGCCCTGGTCGGCAGTGGCACACTATAAAACGTACAAGAGATTAACAGACTCTATTTGGAACAACGAAAAGAACAAACAAATTTCGGGTTTGGAAATTGAATACCAGACCAAGAAAAAGGATAAAGACATTGCATTGCTTAGTCAAAAAAATCAATTGCAGAAAGTTACGATCGAAAATGAGGGCAGATTGAGGTATATATTTATTGCCGGTTTATTAATCGCTGCCATGTTTGTGGGTTTGATTTATAACCGGTATCGTTTAAAAAGGCGTAGCAATCTTATTTTAGAACAAAAGCAGGGAGAAATAAACGCGCAGAACGAATTGCTCAGGAAAATACTCAACGAGAAGGAATGGCTTCTGCGCGAAATCCATCACCGGGTTAAAAACAACCTGCAGATTGTCATCAGTCTGCTTAATACCCAATCGGCTTACCTGGATAATGAAGATGCTTTAGTGGCCATCAGAAATAGTCAGAACCGGATGCATGCCATGTCGCTTATCCACCAGAAGCTCTATCAATCTGATAATCTAGCAGAAATTGATATGAAATGGTACATCAAAGAACTGGTCGATTACATGATCGAATGTTTTGGTACTGATAAAATCCAGTTCACTTTGGAAACAGAGGTGATTAAATTAGATGTTGCACAAGCCGTTCCGCTTGGTTTGATCCTGAACGAGGCCATTAGTAACGTGATTAAATATGCTTTTCCGGATGATAAAAAAGGTAAAGTGCACATTTCTTTCCTGTTTATGGGAGAGGAGTGCTGCGAACTAAAAATTGCAGACACAGGGATTGGTTTGCCAGCAGGCTTTGATCCTGATCATACCGAATCACTTGGAATGAGCTTAATGACGGGTCTTACCGAACAGCTTAACGGAGAAATAAAAATGTGGAATGATGATGGCCTTGTGCTTGATGTCATCTTTAAACGGCACAACGAATTAATTACTGAAAGCTCAGCACTATTAATAAATAAAAATTAA
- a CDS encoding YoaK family protein gives MEEKQNNIWFVTLVLTIIAGFCDAITFVAADKIFSAHVTGNFIVFAYQMIKGSDGDARIKLLTFPIFMLSVMAGGWISARFSNRHFLLLCEGIILLLGGAIAYSLGYIDNGEITWPMYLVTMIVVFAMGLQNAFGKLFVKETYGPTTMMTGNVTQFALDIRSFCNSGFKNTDFLSGINRGLITLGGFLIGCILGAWIGQLFGLVGIMLPGVAMIICYYTTKSSINNVKL, from the coding sequence ATGGAAGAAAAACAGAACAATATCTGGTTTGTAACCCTTGTATTAACCATTATAGCTGGCTTTTGTGATGCGATTACCTTTGTTGCTGCTGATAAAATTTTCTCGGCACACGTTACCGGAAACTTTATCGTATTCGCTTATCAAATGATTAAAGGCTCGGACGGGGATGCACGGATCAAGCTGCTAACTTTCCCAATATTTATGCTCTCGGTTATGGCTGGAGGCTGGATATCGGCGAGATTTTCGAACAGGCATTTTCTGCTTTTATGCGAGGGGATTATCCTATTGCTTGGTGGGGCAATTGCCTATTCGCTCGGCTATATCGATAATGGAGAAATTACCTGGCCCATGTACCTGGTTACCATGATTGTTGTTTTCGCTATGGGTTTGCAAAACGCATTTGGGAAACTTTTTGTAAAGGAAACATATGGGCCAACAACTATGATGACGGGCAATGTAACCCAGTTCGCACTCGATATCAGGTCTTTTTGCAATTCTGGTTTTAAAAATACCGATTTCCTTTCGGGGATAAACAGAGGATTGATTACGTTAGGAGGCTTTTTAATAGGATGCATTCTTGGCGCCTGGATCGGGCAGCTATTTGGTTTGGTGGGCATTATGCTACCCGGTGTAGCAATGATTATTTGCTATTATACCACAAAATCAAGCATAAACAATGTTAAGCTTTAA
- a CDS encoding Dps family protein — MEAKIGISAENLAEVAHSLSKILADEYVLYTKTRKAHWNVEGPDFYNKHKFFEEQYTQLESIVDEVAERIRKLGHYAPASLKQFLELTHLSEDDRGKNDALTYIKILLADHESILIHLRENIDNYAGALKDAGTSDYITGLMETHETMAWMLRAHLS; from the coding sequence ATGGAAGCCAAAATTGGAATCAGCGCAGAAAACCTTGCCGAGGTTGCACATTCGTTGAGCAAAATTCTTGCAGATGAGTACGTTTTATACACCAAAACCCGCAAAGCACATTGGAATGTAGAAGGGCCAGACTTTTACAACAAACACAAATTCTTTGAAGAGCAATACACCCAATTGGAAAGTATTGTTGACGAAGTTGCAGAACGTATCCGTAAACTCGGTCATTACGCACCCGCATCGCTTAAACAATTTCTGGAATTAACTCACTTAAGCGAAGATGACCGTGGTAAAAACGATGCATTAACCTACATCAAAATACTGCTTGCCGATCATGAGAGTATCCTGATCCATTTAAGAGAAAACATTGATAATTATGCAGGTGCGCTTAAAGACGCCGGAACAAGCGATTACATTACAGGATTAATGGAAACACACGAAACCATGGCCTGGATGTTAAGGGCACATTTATCATAA
- a CDS encoding DoxX family protein gives MENIIKYLLYSDLGSDFNNWAVLTFRVLLMVELFRVHGMKKFRVQNGEKEHVPNPLGLPDKLNGLVATFSDTIVPFLVAIGVGTRLFLLPSIGVTAIGYFVVHRKDSVEVRDVPYMYTLAMLFLWVIGPGTISIDHYLFNTLFN, from the coding sequence ATGGAAAATATCATCAAATACCTATTGTATTCTGATTTGGGATCAGACTTTAACAATTGGGCTGTACTTACTTTCAGGGTGCTGCTCATGGTTGAGCTTTTTAGGGTTCATGGAATGAAAAAGTTCCGTGTTCAAAATGGAGAAAAGGAGCATGTACCCAATCCCCTGGGGCTGCCCGATAAACTGAACGGTTTAGTGGCTACATTTTCTGATACCATTGTACCGTTTCTCGTTGCCATAGGTGTTGGAACCAGGCTGTTCCTTCTGCCATCTATAGGCGTAACGGCTATCGGGTACTTTGTAGTACACAGAAAAGATTCGGTTGAGGTACGCGATGTGCCTTACATGTATACACTAGCTATGCTGTTTTTATGGGTAATCGGACCTGGCACTATTTCAATAGATCATTATTTATTCAATACACTTTTTAATTAA
- a CDS encoding amidohydrolase: MTADVILFNGKVHTITKHKEEITAVAIKDGKFIAVGRDSDIMNFSGSATRLIDLGKKRVVPGINDSHIHLIRGGLNFNLELRWDGVPSLADALRMLKEQVDITPSPQWVRVVGGWSEFQFAERRMPTLEEINAIAPETPVFILHLYDRAFMNRAALKAVGYTKDTPAPPGGEIQRDMNGEPTGLIIASPNAMILYSTLAKGPKLSYEHQINSTRHFMTELNRFGITSVIDAGGGFQNFPDDYKVVNELNEQKQLTVRIAYNLFTQRPKQEFEDFDNWTNTVKLYQGDDMYRHNGAGEMLVFSAADFEDFLQPRPDLSDNMEPELERVVRLLVEKRWPFRLHATYNESISRFLNVFEKVNRDIPFAGLPWIFDHAETIDERNIERVKALGGGIAIQSRMAYQGEYFTERYGAKAALQTPPVKKMLEMEVPVGGGSDATRVSSYNPWVSMFWLTAGKTVGGLKIYSEETVLSRETALELYTRGSAWFSNEQQKKGDIKVGMLADLAVLNHDYFEVTDEQIKSIESDLTIVDGKIVYAKGDFSSFSPPKIPILPDWSPTKNYNGYYSPLMHKTDQQGKTKGANGSGSVLAMVHSCVGSCNVHNHNHDAVRASNLPVNNYTAFWGALGCSCFAF, encoded by the coding sequence ATGACTGCAGATGTAATTTTATTCAATGGTAAAGTTCATACCATTACGAAGCACAAGGAAGAAATAACAGCTGTTGCCATTAAAGATGGCAAGTTTATCGCTGTTGGTCGTGATAGCGACATCATGAATTTTTCGGGTTCTGCAACGAGGCTGATTGACCTTGGTAAAAAACGTGTAGTCCCTGGGATTAACGACTCCCATATTCATTTAATCCGTGGTGGGTTAAATTTCAATCTGGAATTACGCTGGGATGGTGTTCCGTCACTGGCCGATGCCTTGCGGATGCTTAAGGAGCAGGTAGATATTACCCCATCACCACAATGGGTGCGCGTAGTTGGGGGCTGGTCTGAATTTCAGTTTGCTGAAAGGAGAATGCCTACCCTGGAAGAAATAAATGCCATTGCGCCCGAAACACCTGTGTTTATTCTGCACTTATACGATCGTGCTTTTATGAACCGCGCTGCACTTAAAGCCGTTGGATATACCAAAGATACGCCTGCGCCTCCGGGTGGAGAAATTCAAAGAGATATGAATGGGGAACCTACCGGATTGATTATCGCGAGCCCGAATGCGATGATTCTATATTCTACGCTGGCAAAAGGTCCGAAACTTTCTTACGAACATCAGATAAATTCTACCCGTCATTTTATGACAGAACTGAACCGTTTCGGGATTACCAGTGTAATTGACGCTGGTGGAGGTTTTCAGAATTTCCCCGACGATTATAAAGTTGTAAACGAATTAAATGAGCAAAAACAACTTACTGTTCGCATTGCTTATAACTTGTTTACACAACGCCCAAAACAGGAATTTGAAGATTTTGATAACTGGACCAATACTGTAAAACTTTATCAGGGAGATGATATGTACCGCCACAACGGGGCAGGCGAGATGCTGGTTTTCTCGGCAGCCGATTTCGAAGATTTTCTTCAGCCACGGCCAGACCTTTCGGATAATATGGAGCCTGAACTGGAACGTGTAGTACGTTTGCTGGTCGAAAAAAGATGGCCATTCAGGCTTCACGCCACTTATAATGAAAGTATCAGCCGCTTTCTAAATGTTTTCGAAAAGGTAAATAGAGATATTCCTTTCGCTGGTTTGCCATGGATTTTCGATCATGCCGAAACCATCGACGAACGGAACATTGAGCGTGTAAAAGCTTTAGGTGGCGGTATAGCGATCCAGAGCAGGATGGCCTATCAGGGCGAATATTTTACTGAAAGATATGGTGCAAAAGCTGCCTTACAAACGCCGCCGGTAAAAAAGATGCTCGAAATGGAAGTTCCCGTTGGCGGAGGCTCTGATGCCACACGCGTAAGCAGTTACAACCCATGGGTTTCGATGTTTTGGTTAACTGCCGGTAAAACAGTTGGTGGCTTAAAAATCTACAGTGAAGAAACCGTTTTATCAAGAGAAACCGCTTTAGAACTGTACACCAGAGGCAGTGCCTGGTTTTCGAACGAGCAGCAAAAAAAGGGCGATATCAAAGTAGGCATGCTGGCAGATTTGGCTGTTTTAAATCACGATTACTTCGAAGTTACCGACGAACAGATCAAAAGTATCGAATCTGATTTAACAATTGTTGATGGCAAAATTGTGTATGCAAAAGGTGATTTCTCTTCGTTTTCACCGCCAAAAATCCCGATTCTTCCAGACTGGTCGCCAACCAAAAACTATAATGGATATTATTCTCCATTGATGCATAAAACAGATCAGCAAGGAAAAACAAAAGGGGCAAACGGATCCGGTTCCGTTTTAGCAATGGTGCATTCCTGCGTGGGTAGCTGTAATGTCCATAACCATAATCACGATGCAGTAAGGGCCAGCAACCTCCCTGTAAACAATTACACCGCATTTTGGGGCGCTCTGGGCTGCTCATGCTTTGCTTTTTAA
- a CDS encoding M17 family peptidase N-terminal domain-containing protein, with protein sequence MKNNFAKQSITAFQNFRLAIIIFSVFVTGTAFAQNTTAIGTAKVWGTVDGIAIEGVVQGPSAQVSDLQVACVFEYTEGDIFNSPPALPPALNGLVHLDQDMKGLITEIRKSGKFLGHANETILISPPKGTIGGKRLLLIGLGDRNKFTPELMTGVGSIAMREALKLGVDNFSFASDLKDAGIDSPTALVAGNVVKGIFEAYRTQTWLKEKNMSTFKPVAKVMLLAGPAFFTTAGEGIQEAIAAIKN encoded by the coding sequence ATGAAAAATAACTTCGCTAAACAATCAATAACTGCTTTCCAAAACTTCAGGCTAGCCATCATCATATTTTCTGTATTTGTTACAGGAACAGCATTTGCACAAAACACAACCGCAATAGGAACGGCTAAAGTTTGGGGTACAGTAGATGGAATTGCCATCGAAGGTGTTGTTCAGGGACCATCGGCGCAGGTTAGTGATTTACAGGTTGCCTGTGTTTTCGAATATACAGAAGGAGATATTTTTAACTCACCACCAGCACTTCCGCCTGCATTAAATGGTTTGGTACACCTAGATCAGGATATGAAAGGTTTGATCACTGAAATTCGCAAAAGCGGGAAATTTCTTGGTCACGCCAACGAAACCATTTTAATTTCTCCGCCAAAGGGTACTATAGGTGGTAAACGCCTGCTTTTAATTGGTCTTGGCGATCGGAATAAATTTACACCAGAACTGATGACCGGAGTAGGCAGCATCGCCATGAGAGAAGCGCTTAAACTTGGTGTAGATAACTTTTCTTTTGCAAGTGATTTAAAAGATGCAGGGATCGACTCGCCAACGGCATTGGTTGCAGGTAATGTTGTAAAAGGCATTTTCGAAGCCTACAGAACCCAAACCTGGTTAAAAGAAAAGAACATGTCAACCTTTAAGCCAGTAGCGAAAGTCATGCTTTTAGCAGGGCCAGCATTTTTTACAACAGCTGGAGAAGGCATTCAGGAAGCAATTGCTGCCATTAAAAATTAA